The Thermodesulfobacteriota bacterium genome window below encodes:
- a CDS encoding metal-dependent transcriptional regulator, protein MKYVEESDELLELIWKLREEGIQDKETIYKRSWNKDVKEAMRCAQESDLISTSEGKINLTTIGEAMAKMIVRRHRLAEKLLKEILQVDSNEMDSTACELEHILGPEVTESICAFLGHPRFCPHEKPIPLGECCGIFKEETDKFVIPLAKAIPGDRVKIIFLVPRHHRRLHQLTNLGIIPGAEIVLHQKKPAYVLRAGETDIAIDDEIARHIYVRKVLK, encoded by the coding sequence ATGAAATACGTTGAAGAAAGCGATGAACTGCTTGAGCTTATCTGGAAGCTCAGGGAGGAGGGCATCCAAGACAAAGAGACAATCTACAAGAGGTCTTGGAACAAAGACGTGAAAGAGGCTATGAGATGTGCCCAAGAAAGTGATCTTATAAGTACTAGTGAAGGTAAAATAAACCTTACCACTATCGGCGAAGCGATGGCAAAAATGATAGTCAGGCGCCACCGTCTCGCCGAGAAGCTTCTTAAAGAGATACTCCAAGTAGATTCCAATGAAATGGACTCTACGGCCTGTGAGCTTGAACATATTCTTGGTCCCGAGGTTACGGAATCCATTTGTGCTTTCCTTGGACATCCCAGGTTTTGTCCACATGAAAAACCGATTCCTCTAGGAGAATGCTGCGGAATCTTTAAAGAAGAAACCGACAAATTTGTTATTCCACTTGCTAAAGCAATCCCCGGAGATAGGGTAAAGATAATCTTTTTAGTCCCCAGGCACCATAGAAGATTGCATCAGCTTACCAACCTGGGAATCATTCCCGGAGCAGAAATAGTTCTCCACCAAAAAAAACCTGCATATGTATTAAGAGCGGGAGAGACAGATATTGCCATAGATGATGAAATTGCCAGACACATATATGTAAGGAAGGTTCTGAAATAA
- the ccsA gene encoding cytochrome c biogenesis protein CcsA yields the protein MNLLLALTFISMIGSLYASFIYAPTERIMGPIQKIFYFHMGTVWVATISFVIVFVASIQYLRKESRNWDILAYSAAEIGVVFITLTIVSGSIWAKPIWGTWWTWDPQLTTTFILWILYVVYMILRSSAGNDVRKAKFAAVFGIIAFLDLPLVYISARVMRGISPVVFGSRGGGIASEMMVALMVTLVAFTLLFILILKNRVELEIMKDNILRLKLMEAK from the coding sequence ATGAATCTTCTTTTAGCTCTGACTTTTATATCAATGATTGGTTCGCTCTATGCTTCATTTATTTACGCGCCGACTGAGAGGATTATGGGACCGATCCAAAAAATTTTTTATTTCCATATGGGAACCGTTTGGGTCGCCACGATTTCATTTGTAATCGTATTTGTTGCAAGCATTCAGTATCTGAGAAAAGAGAGTCGCAACTGGGATATTCTGGCTTATTCTGCTGCCGAAATAGGGGTGGTTTTTATTACACTTACGATAGTATCGGGTAGTATTTGGGCCAAACCCATCTGGGGCACGTGGTGGACTTGGGATCCGCAACTCACTACTACATTTATTCTTTGGATTCTCTACGTTGTTTACATGATACTGCGTTCATCCGCGGGGAACGATGTGAGGAAAGCAAAATTTGCCGCTGTTTTTGGAATCATAGCGTTTTTAGACTTACCCCTTGTTTACATTTCGGCGAGGGTTATGCGTGGAATCTCCCCGGTTGTATTTGGATCCCGTGGGGGCGGTATTGCATCAGAGATGATGGTCGCATTGATGGTTACGCTAGTAGCTTTTACCCTTTTGTTTATCTTGATACTTAAGAATAGGGTAGAACTAGAAATTATGAAAGATAATATCCTAAGGCTTAAATTAATGGAGGCAAAATAG
- a CDS encoding cytochrome c maturation protein CcmE, with product MLKGKTKFIVAITVIAVAIAYLVYGGVSDTMIYYLTVQELKDRVPSVYKEKVRVSGKVVPGSIRNEIDGSLEFKIADGEETLDVKYKGIVPDIFKDGVEAVVEGLYTPDNVFVASLLLAKCPTKYESTDSLKGSKNI from the coding sequence ATGCTAAAAGGAAAGACAAAATTCATTGTAGCAATCACTGTAATCGCCGTTGCTATAGCGTACCTCGTTTACGGTGGTGTCAGTGATACGATGATCTACTATCTTACCGTTCAGGAATTGAAGGATAGGGTACCTTCAGTGTATAAGGAAAAAGTAAGGGTCTCGGGAAAAGTTGTTCCGGGATCTATAAGGAATGAGATTGATGGAAGCCTCGAGTTTAAGATTGCGGACGGCGAAGAAACGCTGGATGTAAAATATAAGGGAATAGTGCCGGATATATTTAAAGATGGCGTCGAAGCGGTCGTCGAAGGTCTATATACACCGGATAACGTATTTGTGGCTAGTTTATTGTTGGCCAAATGTCCCACCAAGTATGAATCCACAGATTCCTTAAAAGGGTCTAAAAATATATAA
- the feoB gene encoding ferrous iron transport protein B yields the protein MFSKAKSENPAHPKKAALIGNPNVGKSLIFGALTKRYVTVSNYPGTTVEITSGEMKIGTETISLIDTPGVNSLTPTSEDERVVRDILLQDDINFIIQVIDAKNLERGLYITTQIAEMGLPLLIVLNMMDEAQQRGIDINIPKLSQKLGIPIVPTVAIERKGIEGIKKELENSSIPQLRVSYSQAIEGMLEEMKKILSNPHFSRFIGLSFVSGDCSMGEDIISRIPKEKLNSIARLDPFSNLGSREYPISYFIGLKRLDLAKEIVQNVSTTSFKSDNRALDVLGRTSTHPVFGVPILILILYLAYLFVGKLGAGTFVDFLEVTVFEGHINPFFKMVIPKIIPFKILIDFLVGDFGIITMALTYSLAIIFPVICTFFIFFSILEDSGYLPRLAIMVDRVFKLMGLNGKVVLPMVLGLGCDTMATLTTRMLETKKERLVVIFLLALGIPCSAQLAVVFAMASTLPQWGIFFWGGEICFVLFAVGFLASYFVKGESRDLIIEVPPIRIPQIGNVIIKTVARLEWYLKEAVPLFILGTIILFVLDRLKVLGFLQNLASPIVVKFLDLPKEATNAFLIGFLRRDYGAAGLFDLQQSGYLSSHQVLVSLVTITLFVPCVANFLIIIKEQGLRTALIIVGIVLFIAIIVGGMTNWILWSLGI from the coding sequence ATGTTTAGCAAAGCCAAGTCTGAGAACCCAGCTCATCCAAAGAAGGCTGCTTTAATCGGAAATCCTAATGTCGGGAAAAGCTTAATTTTTGGTGCCCTTACCAAAAGATACGTTACGGTTTCAAATTATCCCGGAACAACGGTCGAGATAACCTCGGGAGAGATGAAAATCGGCACAGAAACGATTTCTCTTATCGACACGCCCGGGGTTAATAGCCTGACGCCGACGTCGGAAGATGAAAGGGTAGTTAGAGATATTTTATTACAAGATGACATTAACTTCATAATTCAGGTTATAGATGCCAAAAACCTGGAGAGGGGTCTTTATATAACGACCCAGATTGCAGAAATGGGACTCCCCTTACTCATCGTTCTAAACATGATGGATGAAGCCCAACAAAGAGGAATTGACATTAACATACCAAAGCTGTCTCAGAAACTTGGGATTCCCATCGTTCCGACCGTGGCTATCGAAAGAAAGGGAATAGAAGGAATTAAGAAAGAACTCGAAAACTCGAGTATCCCTCAACTGAGAGTTTCTTACTCTCAAGCTATAGAAGGAATGTTAGAAGAAATGAAAAAAATTCTATCAAATCCTCATTTCTCAAGATTTATAGGTCTTTCTTTTGTGTCAGGCGACTGCAGCATGGGCGAAGACATTATTAGCAGAATTCCTAAGGAAAAGCTAAACTCCATTGCTAGACTTGATCCATTCTCAAACCTCGGCTCAAGGGAATATCCTATAAGTTATTTCATCGGTCTAAAGAGGCTTGACCTTGCCAAAGAAATCGTTCAGAACGTATCCACTACCTCTTTTAAATCAGACAACCGAGCCCTGGATGTCTTGGGACGGACGTCGACTCATCCTGTATTTGGAGTCCCTATATTAATTTTAATACTTTACCTCGCATATCTCTTTGTGGGAAAACTGGGGGCAGGGACATTTGTTGACTTCTTGGAGGTGACCGTCTTTGAAGGTCATATAAACCCCTTTTTTAAAATGGTCATACCCAAAATTATTCCCTTCAAGATATTGATCGATTTTCTCGTAGGTGATTTTGGAATAATTACTATGGCGCTGACATACTCACTTGCAATAATTTTCCCAGTAATCTGTACATTTTTCATCTTTTTTAGCATCCTCGAAGATTCCGGATACCTCCCAAGGCTGGCCATTATGGTTGACAGGGTGTTTAAGTTAATGGGGCTAAATGGAAAAGTTGTACTCCCGATGGTACTCGGGCTTGGATGTGACACCATGGCGACCCTTACTACAAGGATGCTCGAGACTAAAAAGGAAAGGCTAGTTGTTATATTTCTTCTCGCCTTAGGAATCCCGTGCTCGGCTCAACTGGCTGTGGTGTTTGCTATGGCTTCTACTCTACCTCAGTGGGGTATTTTCTTTTGGGGAGGAGAAATTTGTTTTGTTCTTTTTGCAGTTGGGTTTCTTGCTTCTTACTTTGTAAAAGGAGAAAGCCGAGACCTTATTATTGAGGTTCCGCCGATAAGGATTCCACAAATCGGTAACGTAATCATTAAGACTGTTGCAAGACTTGAATGGTATCTGAAAGAAGCAGTTCCCCTCTTTATCCTTGGAACGATAATACTCTTTGTCTTGGATAGGTTAAAGGTACTAGGATTTTTACAGAATCTGGCTTCACCTATCGTAGTAAAATTCCTTGACCTTCCTAAAGAAGCTACGAATGCATTTTTAATCGGATTCCTGAGAAGAGACTATGGTGCAGCTGGACTTTTCGATCTTCAACAGAGTGGATATTTGAGCAGCCATCAGGTTTTAGTAAGTCTTGTTACGATTACGCTTTTCGTCCCCTGTGTTGCCAACTTTCTAATAATTATAAAAGAACAAGGGCTTAGAACCGCCCTTATTATAGTTGGGATAGTTCTTTTCATAGCCATTATTGTAGGAGGTATGACGAATTGGATACTGTGGAGCCTCGGAATCTAA
- a CDS encoding heme lyase CcmF/NrfE family subunit translates to MVETGNISIFLAFILSVYVIVASVIGAKTKRDDLIKSAENGSLAVCFLLTIGAVSLIHALLNLDFSLKYVALNASSDLSTIYRITALWAGQAGSLLLWCLILSVYSSLVVIQNRRRSRFTPYVLATLAAVSTFFIFLIAFVESPFEKLPFVAEEGRGLNPILQNAYMAIHPLTLYLGYVGVTVPFAFGMGALLSGKLDDEWIRQSRKWALLAWTFLGLGLLLGARWAYLELGWGGYWAWDPVENAAFMPWLVGTAFVHSVMIQEKRGMLKKWNLSLIILTFFLAIFGTFVTRSGIISSVHSFAQSDIGPYFLGFIGFILIFSFAMFTLRLDDLKSDNHFDSIISRESAFIFNNLLFLGAAFTVFLGTIFPIISELVTRDKILVGPPYFNRVNVPIGLVLIFLMGVGPLISWRKASKDNLIRNFTFPVAIGVLTSVILLLFGMRHIYALISFGLCAYVTATVFVEYYRGIRVRVRRGENYLRAFGRLISKNRRRYGGYIVHLGVVLVVIGITGSSVFVKQKEATLKTGESMSVGDFTLRFDDLNQYTTDAKHGTAASLSVFDGERKIGAMAPEKNLYKYSGNREINQETEVAILSSFTHDLYVILSNFQDGSASFRVLINPMVSWIWAGGVVLLLGAIVIMWPTPSKKEQEVLVEYSIGSKDRTAEV, encoded by the coding sequence ATGGTTGAAACCGGTAATATATCAATTTTTTTAGCTTTTATACTCTCTGTCTACGTCATAGTTGCCTCCGTAATTGGAGCTAAAACCAAAAGGGACGATTTAATCAAAAGTGCCGAGAACGGGTCGCTTGCGGTCTGTTTTCTTCTAACCATAGGAGCCGTCTCACTGATACATGCTCTCCTGAATCTAGATTTCAGCCTTAAATATGTCGCCTTAAATGCCAGTAGTGATCTCTCTACTATTTACAGGATAACCGCGTTGTGGGCGGGCCAGGCTGGATCCCTGCTTCTTTGGTGCCTGATACTCTCAGTATATTCATCCCTTGTGGTGATTCAGAACAGGAGACGAAGCAGATTCACACCATATGTCCTCGCAACACTCGCTGCTGTTTCGACCTTCTTCATCTTTCTTATAGCCTTTGTTGAGAGTCCTTTTGAAAAACTACCCTTTGTAGCCGAAGAGGGAAGGGGGCTAAACCCCATTCTGCAGAATGCCTATATGGCCATTCATCCTCTCACTTTATACCTTGGTTATGTCGGAGTCACGGTACCTTTTGCATTTGGGATGGGTGCTCTTCTGAGCGGCAAGTTGGATGACGAGTGGATAAGACAATCTAGAAAATGGGCACTGCTGGCATGGACATTCTTAGGCCTGGGTCTGTTGTTGGGCGCAAGGTGGGCTTACTTGGAGCTCGGTTGGGGTGGTTATTGGGCATGGGATCCCGTGGAGAATGCCGCATTTATGCCATGGCTTGTCGGTACAGCCTTTGTTCACTCGGTAATGATTCAAGAAAAAAGGGGAATGCTTAAAAAGTGGAATTTGTCGCTGATAATACTTACCTTTTTCCTGGCAATATTTGGGACCTTTGTTACCAGAAGCGGGATAATTTCCTCGGTTCATTCATTTGCCCAGTCAGACATTGGTCCCTATTTTCTAGGTTTTATAGGTTTCATACTTATTTTCTCATTTGCCATGTTCACTCTTAGATTAGATGATCTTAAAAGCGATAATCATTTCGACTCTATTATATCAAGAGAGAGCGCTTTCATATTTAATAACCTTCTTTTTCTGGGTGCCGCTTTTACCGTATTCCTAGGAACAATTTTCCCAATCATATCCGAACTCGTCACAAGGGACAAGATTCTTGTTGGTCCGCCGTATTTTAATAGAGTGAATGTTCCGATCGGCTTAGTATTGATATTTTTGATGGGAGTTGGTCCGTTAATTTCTTGGAGAAAAGCCTCAAAAGATAATTTAATAAGAAATTTCACATTTCCAGTGGCAATCGGAGTTCTGACATCTGTAATCTTATTGCTTTTCGGAATGAGACACATTTATGCGCTTATTTCTTTCGGTCTATGCGCGTATGTGACTGCGACCGTGTTTGTCGAATACTACAGGGGGATAAGAGTTCGAGTTAGGAGAGGGGAAAATTATTTGCGCGCCTTCGGGAGACTGATATCCAAAAACCGTAGGAGATATGGTGGCTACATAGTCCACCTTGGGGTTGTTTTGGTAGTGATTGGGATAACTGGCTCATCTGTTTTTGTGAAGCAGAAAGAGGCAACACTGAAAACAGGGGAATCTATGAGCGTTGGTGATTTTACTCTGAGATTCGATGATCTCAACCAGTATACGACAGATGCGAAACATGGGACAGCCGCTAGCCTCTCGGTATTTGATGGCGAAAGAAAGATCGGAGCAATGGCTCCTGAAAAAAATCTGTATAAGTACTCCGGAAATCGTGAGATTAATCAAGAAACTGAGGTTGCAATTCTCTCTTCATTTACACATGACCTCTATGTAATACTTTCAAATTTTCAAGATGGTAGCGCTAGTTTCAGGGTTTTAATAAATCCAATGGTGTCGTGGATCTGGGCTGGCGGAGTGGTTCTACTCTTAGGGGCAATCGTTATTATGTGGCCGACTCCGAGCAAAAAGGAACAGGAAGTGCTTGTCGAATATAGTATAGGATCAAAGGACAGGACGGCAGAAGTTTAG
- the nrfD gene encoding NrfD/PsrC family molybdoenzyme membrane anchor subunit yields the protein MDPLLERLAISLKEITGFIYPNEIELHWSILIVVYPYLTGLVAGAFILASLERVFNVKEVEPTYRLSLLTALAFLIVAPLPLVAHLGHPERAYEIFLTPNFRSAMAMFGFVYGWYLLVVLLVELWFEYRKDIVVWSMKEKGLKRFIYLILTLGASDLSERSLQFDRKAAKFITIIGIPSAFLLHGYVGFIFGSVKANPWWSSVLMPVVFLFSAIVSGIALVMLLYMVITLFRRKNVEMTCMDKLASFLLYAMILDFSLENLDFIHRIYESEESIKILYQLLISKLFISMVVIQMLLGTIIPMVLLAWTKLTRLPDELRRLIYFGSAILTLIGIFSIRWNVVIGGQLFSKSLRGLTTYKMELLGIEGLLVALFFLALPFIILYILVALLPPWKEAEVKLET from the coding sequence TTGGATCCCTTACTTGAGCGACTTGCCATTAGCCTTAAAGAAATTACAGGCTTCATCTATCCCAACGAGATTGAACTCCATTGGAGTATCCTGATTGTGGTTTATCCCTATCTTACTGGTCTTGTAGCAGGTGCTTTTATTCTGGCTTCCCTGGAAAGGGTTTTTAATGTTAAAGAAGTGGAGCCTACTTACCGACTTTCCCTTCTCACTGCCCTTGCTTTCCTCATTGTCGCCCCTCTTCCCCTTGTGGCTCATCTGGGACATCCTGAACGAGCCTATGAAATTTTTCTCACACCCAATTTCAGGTCTGCCATGGCTATGTTTGGTTTTGTCTACGGCTGGTATCTCTTGGTTGTCCTTCTCGTGGAATTGTGGTTTGAGTACAGAAAGGATATCGTTGTCTGGTCTATGAAAGAAAAGGGGTTGAAAAGATTTATTTATCTCATCTTAACCCTTGGGGCTTCAGACCTCTCAGAAAGATCTCTTCAGTTTGACAGAAAGGCGGCAAAATTTATAACCATCATCGGTATTCCATCCGCTTTCCTCCTTCATGGTTATGTGGGTTTTATCTTCGGCTCTGTGAAGGCGAATCCCTGGTGGAGCAGTGTGCTTATGCCCGTAGTTTTTTTGTTTTCCGCTATAGTATCGGGGATCGCGCTTGTGATGTTACTCTATATGGTTATTACTCTCTTTCGCCGGAAAAATGTAGAAATGACCTGTATGGATAAGCTTGCTTCCTTTTTGCTCTATGCAATGATACTGGATTTCTCACTCGAAAACCTTGACTTCATTCACCGCATTTACGAATCAGAAGAATCCATAAAAATACTGTACCAGCTTTTAATCAGTAAGCTATTCATCAGTATGGTCGTGATTCAGATGCTGCTAGGAACTATAATTCCAATGGTTTTATTGGCATGGACAAAGTTGACACGCCTTCCTGATGAGTTAAGGCGTCTTATCTACTTTGGAAGTGCGATTCTTACCCTGATAGGAATTTTTAGTATAAGATGGAATGTGGTTATCGGGGGGCAATTATTTTCCAAGAGTTTAAGAGGACTTACAACCTACAAAATGGAATTGCTCGGAATTGAAGGGCTCTTGGTGGCGTTATTCTTTCTGGCGCTCCCATTTATTATTCTGTACATCCTCGTTGCTCTGTTGCCGCCATGGAAGGAAGCAGAGGTTAAACTTGAAACGTAG
- a CDS encoding cytochrome c encodes MSVISTIAFLLFSSTVFLGVDVFAQVDIERVDHGKDLFIQNRCVNCHTIGRGRFVGPDLAGISSKYSIDEIKHWIQNPQQVYQAKGKMPINEGYPPMPPLQVPEAHIDIIADYLFSKKPIQSTKDHGGDIKGSVTNKTTDKVSGDIEVTLRAMLGDRVTDEKKLVTDKNGTFEFRDLPWNRSYSITLNYRGTEYVTDKLVFYPDEDTKTLELPVYEPTESESEVIIKQAHVILQVSTDSISVAELLMFENRDKKIYVGSDVVNGKRETLRFRLPSDASNIQFIHGITSESVVQTESGFSDTSAVWPGVRRVVYTYTLPFKSGKNVIEDKVNYPTDSLLLLVSDSDENVTVEGLTGGGLVDIQNEKFLQWTGKNLKPGSKIVVAINKSFDREAVVKWAALCVVLLVVGGGMLYAFVFKGKGFDSQESEEVLSDIEREKGKLIQEIAELDDRFEEGGLDGEIYRKARKEKKERLIKLIRRITELS; translated from the coding sequence TTGTCTGTTATCTCGACGATAGCATTTTTGCTGTTTTCTTCTACGGTCTTTTTAGGGGTGGATGTTTTTGCCCAGGTCGATATCGAGAGAGTCGATCATGGAAAGGATCTATTTATCCAAAATCGATGCGTTAATTGTCATACGATTGGGAGGGGTAGATTTGTGGGCCCAGACCTGGCAGGGATTAGCAGCAAATATAGTATAGATGAAATAAAGCACTGGATACAGAATCCTCAACAGGTGTACCAGGCCAAGGGTAAAATGCCCATAAACGAAGGCTATCCTCCAATGCCTCCGCTACAAGTTCCGGAGGCTCACATAGACATCATTGCAGACTATCTTTTTTCTAAGAAGCCCATTCAATCTACGAAGGATCATGGTGGTGATATTAAGGGAAGTGTCACGAACAAAACCACTGACAAAGTGTCTGGTGATATCGAAGTTACACTGCGTGCCATGCTAGGAGATCGTGTAACTGATGAGAAGAAACTTGTGACAGACAAAAATGGAACTTTTGAATTTAGAGATTTACCATGGAACCGTAGCTATTCGATTACCCTCAATTATAGGGGCACGGAATATGTAACAGATAAGTTGGTTTTTTACCCGGATGAGGATACCAAGACTCTCGAGTTACCCGTATATGAACCTACTGAAAGCGAGAGTGAAGTAATAATAAAGCAAGCTCATGTGATTTTACAGGTCTCTACGGACTCGATTTCGGTCGCAGAATTATTGATGTTTGAAAACAGAGATAAGAAAATATACGTCGGTTCTGACGTAGTTAACGGGAAAAGGGAGACCTTAAGGTTTCGTCTACCCAGTGACGCTAGCAATATTCAGTTCATTCACGGTATTACAAGTGAAAGCGTTGTTCAAACCGAATCGGGATTTTCGGATACTTCTGCAGTTTGGCCGGGCGTTAGAAGGGTAGTTTACACATATACACTTCCATTTAAATCCGGAAAAAATGTGATCGAAGACAAGGTGAATTATCCCACCGATAGTCTCCTTCTTCTTGTATCTGACTCGGATGAGAATGTCACTGTGGAAGGTCTTACAGGCGGAGGTCTTGTAGATATTCAAAATGAAAAGTTTCTTCAGTGGACTGGCAAAAACCTAAAACCTGGCTCTAAAATAGTGGTAGCTATTAATAAATCGTTCGATCGTGAAGCAGTAGTTAAGTGGGCTGCACTATGTGTAGTCTTACTGGTTGTTGGTGGTGGGATGTTATACGCATTTGTTTTCAAAGGAAAAGGGTTTGATAGCCAGGAAAGCGAGGAAGTCCTTAGTGATATTGAAAGGGAAAAGGGTAAACTGATACAGGAGATTGCAGAGCTCGACGATAGATTTGAGGAAGGAGGGCTAGATGGAGAAATATATAGAAAAGCCCGTAAAGAGAAAAAGGAGAGATTAATTAAACTAATTCGGCGAATAACTGAACTGAGTTAA
- a CDS encoding zinc ribbon domain-containing protein, with product MEIIILLAIVILTAVFITLPFFKKNTDVENPFEQKSNPIVNPSLIELKRLNSEKELLYTALNDIEFDYGLGKLSREDYDELKQDYKARAVSVLKQIDVISRGVHSTELEDGLEKEIKTLRNLKSPEQDEIEKEILKTRKQKIDKNGYLSCLNCGKEYSAGDLFCSRCGIGLKDVS from the coding sequence TTGGAAATAATCATCTTATTGGCGATAGTGATTCTTACAGCAGTCTTTATAACGTTACCCTTCTTCAAAAAAAACACCGACGTTGAAAACCCCTTTGAGCAGAAATCAAATCCAATTGTAAACCCTTCTTTAATCGAGTTGAAAAGGCTTAACTCTGAAAAGGAATTACTTTACACCGCATTAAATGATATAGAATTTGATTATGGACTGGGAAAACTATCGAGAGAAGATTATGATGAACTTAAACAAGACTACAAGGCAAGAGCTGTATCCGTACTTAAACAGATTGATGTAATAAGTAGAGGGGTACATTCTACAGAGTTAGAAGATGGATTAGAAAAAGAGATAAAAACACTAAGAAATTTGAAATCGCCCGAACAAGATGAAATCGAAAAGGAAATTCTTAAAACCCGAAAACAGAAGATCGATAAAAATGGATATCTATCATGTTTGAATTGTGGAAAGGAATACAGCGCAGGGGATCTGTTTTGTTCAAGGTGCGGTATCGGCCTAAAAGATGTCAGCTAG
- a CDS encoding 4Fe-4S dicluster domain-containing protein translates to MNAKELLDNVTNRRNFLKSLLIIPSGFFLGGLFSKIFPFLKKASRENTSTLESIYGKYNPKEHYYAMGIDIDKCIGCGRCVEACKIENNVPQEPYFFRTWVERYTITVDGETSVDSPEGGMHGFPEPISEKEILRTFFVPKLCNQCNNPPCVQVCPVGATYQSIDGVVLVDKDYCIGCRYCIQACPYGARYLNPETKTADKCTFCYHRIVKGLQPACVEVCPTGARTFGEVKPRNNPLARFVRFNNIGVLKPYLNTEPKVYYANLDKEVT, encoded by the coding sequence ATGAATGCTAAAGAGCTTCTTGACAACGTAACAAATAGGAGGAACTTTCTTAAGAGCCTCCTCATAATCCCCTCCGGATTTTTTCTTGGCGGTCTTTTTTCTAAAATATTCCCCTTCTTGAAAAAGGCATCTCGCGAAAACACTTCAACATTGGAAAGTATTTATGGGAAATACAATCCCAAGGAGCACTACTATGCGATGGGTATTGACATCGATAAGTGCATAGGGTGTGGACGATGTGTAGAGGCGTGCAAGATTGAAAATAATGTTCCTCAGGAACCCTATTTCTTCAGAACCTGGGTGGAAAGATATACTATTACAGTCGATGGGGAAACGAGTGTGGACAGTCCTGAAGGTGGGATGCACGGTTTTCCCGAACCCATTAGCGAAAAGGAAATCCTACGCACGTTTTTTGTTCCAAAGTTATGTAATCAATGTAATAATCCACCCTGTGTGCAGGTCTGTCCTGTTGGAGCCACATACCAGTCAATAGACGGAGTTGTCCTTGTTGATAAAGACTACTGTATCGGATGTCGTTACTGCATTCAGGCCTGTCCTTATGGAGCGAGATATCTCAATCCCGAGACAAAGACGGCGGACAAATGCACATTTTGTTATCACAGAATCGTAAAGGGATTGCAGCCTGCGTGCGTAGAGGTATGTCCCACTGGAGCAAGAACTTTTGGAGAAGTAAAACCACGCAACAATCCCCTTGCGCGTTTTGTCCGATTCAACAATATTGGTGTCTTAAAGCCCTATCTTAATACAGAACCCAAGGTCTACTATGCTAATCTAGACAAGGAGGTTACTTAG